In Anolis sagrei isolate rAnoSag1 chromosome 5, rAnoSag1.mat, whole genome shotgun sequence, the DNA window AAATTTGTGAGGGGaggttatagggaggagggagcaagcttgttttctgctgccctggagactaggacgcggaacaatggcttcaaactacaagaaaggagattccacctgaacacaaggaagaacttcctggctgtaagagcttttcagcagtggaactctctgctctggaatgtgatggaggctccttctttggaggcttttaaacataggctgaatggccatctgtcaggggtactttgaatgcgattttcttgcttcttggcagggggttggacctgatggcccacgaggtctcttctaactcaaggattctatgttTCTGTGATTCATACTTTGCTCCAATTTTATTGGAAAGGAACTGAGGGCTAAATAAACACACAAGCTATTCTGAATGTATCTTTCTTTTCTCCAGCTGCCAAGATCTCAGGGACTGAAAACCTATAAACCTTTTATACTGCTCTAGGGGGGAAAACCCTCTCCAAAATGGTTCTTCATTCTTCAGTTTGTGATAATTTAGGCCAAAACCCAAATGGTAGTCACCAAATTAGACCGATTCAGTGAACAGCTTATTATTAATTCAACATTTGCACAGTTTTAGTGATTCAGTGGGTCTGGTCTCGTTGGGACCAGCATTTGACTATAAGCTTCATTTAGAAAAAGTCCCTCTTTCATTTGATATGGCTTTAGCTTACACATAATCCTCAGAAATGGCAATTGCTCAGTAATTAGTTCTGAAATAGTTATGAGTTTATGATCTGAAACATTTTATCTATCATGCTTTCCTCAGAATCCTACTGTTGCTTCACACTTGTGTAATTTCCCCTATAGAAGTGGTTGGGCATTTTTGTTTGATGTGGAACATCTGCAAGTGGCTCAACTTTGTAGAAGCGGAGTTGTGCATGTGATGCTGTTGAACATAGAAATGAATGTACATTCAGCTGTGCACTCCTGGTCCATTTGGACCATGTCTCACATATCACAATATGTACCTTTATGCAGAGATTTCCTGATACAGAGATATCAGGCTCTGTATCCCTATAACAGATGCCATAAAATACCACATTTATTATTATGCATACCTTTTATTCTGCTAAACTTGGCACATTCTCATCCTAACTTAACTTACTGAAAGGTGCAGTTTATGGAGCATATAGAGTAGTAAGCTTTTCTGGGGAGATGTGGGTTAATCTTCCCACACGAGTTAAGCATCTTTCAAAGTCAAGAATACATTTTAATAGTTGGTTCTTTAGTTTGAAATCCATTAGAAACTGCCATCGTAAGGAGTTTCTAACCTGAAAACAAGTTAATCTAACCTCTAgttaacctttaaaaaaaactgctaaGATTTCTCCAGTGGTAATTTCCATTTTTACTTTAAGAAGTGTATTCAAAGAGTTGTGATAAAAACTTCTCACAGTCCAGTAACTCTTGAAATACAAGCTTTGAGGTCTTGGGCTGCATTGTCAGCAGTCACTCCATGGTCATCAACATAATAGACTGTGTTTAAAGGGAGTTATCTGGAGGTTTCCTGTATTACAGCATGCCATGTTGATGACAGATAAATTAAGCAGAATCCTGTGGCTGCATCCTCATCTATAGCTTAATGTAGGGTTCGGTTTTCATTTTATAATGTGTTTGGGAATACATAAACCCTACTACATCAGGCCAAAGTCCCATATTGTCCAGCTTTTTATTGCCCACAGTGGCCAATAAAATGCAGACGGGAAGCCTTAACTTGATTTACAACAGCATGCCATCTTGGTTCCTAGAGGTAGTACCTGATCAATATTCATTAAGATGCTTATTTTTCATACATTTGCTACTATCTTAAATGGATAGTCGTTGGTGAATTTTATGGTAGCAAACACCATATTTTAatgtgtactgtatatactcaagtataagccgagttttttggttcttttttaggcggtcccccttggcttatattcgagtcaaggttatttattatgttactctgttgttgttgttgttattacatatattattttactctattattattacatttattattttactaattattatattatttactctaatattacatttattgttttactctctttattattattgaaaagatacgtaagcacatttacattgaagattagaataatgatttaatcagagttggacagtcttatcttaaattatagttttatgtaaatactcataaacatataacctactgattcctcaatgtaattttattggtatctacttttgttttgaaatttaccagtagctgcttcatttcccacccttggcttatacttgagtcaatacatctTCCCggggttttttgtggtaaaattaggtacttcggcttatattcgggttggcttatacttgggtatatATGATATTTTGTTTCCACTACATATGATGATGTCTACTGAGAGGAAGACCAACTAGCTTGATGAATTCTAAGTTTCTCAACAACAGAGAAGCTTAATCTGATTCCAAATACTACTATGTTGATTAAGTTTCAAAAATTAAAGGGAAATAAAGTGTCACAGATATTCAGGTGTGCAAAGCTAAACCTAATGTGTCACCTTTCCTTTTTATTCCTCACACTGTAAATGGCATTTCAAGGGAACCGGTTCTCTCCCCATTTTTCTGGGGAAGTGAGACATTCTTCTTAGAGCCAAATACTACACAAGAAGCTAGAATCAGACTTAGAACCTGTAAAACACATCCTTTAATCTTGTGCGGTTAGTATTTctgagtgtgttgtttttgtgttgtaaacAATCCTAAGTGAGCCGAAGAGTAGCCCGCTTCTGACTAAGCTGTCAATTAAAACCAGATGTTCTACATTTTGGTTGAAGAAGATGATGCACACAACTTTAATTCTAAATATGCTTCAAGTTCTCATCCAATTTTTATGGGACACATTGACCTCCCAGACACCTCCAGCCTACTTCCCACCATCAAAATTGGAATATTTGTAGCCTGATCTTGAATAAGGGAGAACTTCGATGGTTAAAAAACTCTGCCTGTAGGTCATAGCACTTGTTGAGTATGTACTGCCATTGTATCCGCAGGACTGGTATCCATGGCTTCACTTACATTCAAAAGAATATGCATTGATTAagccctccagcatgattctcaTGGCTAGAAGTTGGCCATGAAGTCCTGCTAGAGGATCTACAAATGCTAGATAGATGTTCTTTCTGTGCATTTTCTAGGTCCAGCAAGATTCTGTGCTATGTTTCCGATAGGTCTGTAGAGTTTGCTACCATCCTCAATTTCGCATTTGCACAGTGTGTCCCTTGTGGATATGGAGGTCATACTGTATACTGTTGGTTGCCATAACGTACCGGAATGCACTTCTTGCTTGATAGGTCTGGCTTGAGATTTTGTATGAACATTATTTCCTGTTCCTGTTCCTCTGCAACTGCCCCAAGAAGACATAGCTATGAtgttttttaaattcatttatcATTTGGactttggagatggatggtgTTATGACAGTGGAGTCAATCACTACTTGAAATACTAAACAGATTCTTACAGTGCTAGTTTCACTTGAAAAATATTGATCCATTGAGTAATACAAAAATGTGCAATTATAGGGAGGAAGATACTTTTCCTGAATTAACATAAGACTTGATTACTATAGGCCATCAGCTCCAAGCTGTAGCCACTTAAGTCAGAATACATTTGTGAATACCAACTAGAATAGACCAACTGATTCAGTAGAGTTTAAATAAATCTCGTTTTAACAAGTTCCCATTGATTTAGTTGGTCAGCTCTTGCTGTGACTGAGAATTACTGGTTTACATCTCTACTGTCATCAATGCATTCACCGAGGAAATAGTAAGCCATGGTTGTAACACACAGATATTTGTTGTTTCTGTAAAACAGAAAACAGTAGTCAATGTCACATTATTAAaactgacattgctctaatattgTAGAAATGAATTTCATCATTCTGCATTTAATACAAAGATGTGCAATTATAGGGAGAAGGATGCTTTTCCTGCCATTAGTATATCTGAAAAAAAGAATGTAATTGCTGTTGATAAGTTGATATACTacctgcaaaaagaaaaagaaaaacacacactaATTCACAATCCAAATGTAAAGTCATTTTATATTGGTACAATATAACTTCAGTTTCTAAATCACAGTTCTATAGTCAAACCTCATAGGAAACATTTTTGTGTGGTTCTGGGTACTGAACCTTAAGAAAAATGCAAGCAACTTGAAATTGGGGCAGAGTAAGGCAGCAAACATGGTCCATCATATGGAAAACAATGTCTATGAGCCAGTATGAAATGAATATGTTTAGCCTTAAGAGGAGATGATAGCACCTCTAGTACTGCCCTTTGGCGTTACCAGAGGACAAGTCAAGACTTGTCCTTTGTTACACCAAAGGCAGGATTAAATATAATGGATTAAAGTTCATCGTAAAGAAAGTATTTCTGATAAGATTTGTTTGACAAAAGAGTTGTTGGGCTCTTCCTTGCTAAATAATCTTTTTGAGATAGTCATTTGATGATGCCATGTTAATAATATGTTTACCTGTCAGAAAGTAAGGAAGTATTCTTGAATATAAACATTTCAACATTGCTAGGTATGGAAGTTAATAATGAAGACGTGATTTCTGGTGCATTGGGATCTTCTTTTCACCTCAGTTTTGAAACCAGACCAGGACACACAAGAGTACTGATGTCGCTAATTGTAATGAGAAAAGTTCTTCTTTCTGTCTAGGTTTTAAGCCTATGGAAAGCAATTTACTTTTTATAAACAAAAGTAGTAATCAAAGCTCtgtttaaatataaaaaatagaatTCTTCAGTGTGTGTTAGAAACAGGTTCATAAAATAAATTGTCTTTGTTCATCATAACGATCCCATTTTAATTATATGCCATTAAGTAAATGGtaatagtacagtagagtctcgcttatccaacataccAGGCTGGCAGAACAGTGGATAAGTGAAAGGAAAAGCCTCTTTCTTACatgccaaattgcattatgattttacaaattaagcaccaaaacataatgttttacaacaaatcgacagaaaaagcagttcaatacatggtaatgttctatagtaattactgtatttaccaaTTTAACACCAAAACCTTGCAGTATATTGAAACAAccgtggatctgggtgggaggtgtactgcattggataatacagaatgttggataagcaaaggctggataagcGAGGCTCTATTGTATAACTGTTGTATAATCGTATAACTATTCTGGCCAATATTTCAAATATCTCAAAATATAAAAATTGTAGTCAGTGGCAGTATAGAAAAAAGATACCgttttttcctccaaaatgcaGTAATAGCTACTCACATAAtttatgcaaaaagaaaaaagggagaattAGAAAAGATCCCTTCAGTGGATGATTAAAATTGAGTCAGTTGATAGAGGTGGATAATCTGTCTTGTATATTACAAGACGAAAGGTCCAGAACAATTGGAtaccatttttattgtatttgaatttttttttaaaaaaaaaaagcattggaTCTTAACAGGTTTTGACAAATAAAATAACCcctttttatatttctgttttattttggaaAGTTAACAATATAAATGCAGAACATCatataaaataaagcaaatagtAAAGGAGAGTTTTCTAGTCTATACTAGTTATCCTGGAGTGATAACGGAGAGTTGATTAAATAGAATGTATAAAAGGATAGAGTGCAGCTATCAGAATTGTAAATTTATGCTTTATATATGTTTATCTAATTGCTAACATCAGTATTCAGGATAACTTTGTGTATATATCCACCAGATGAAATCACCTGTAAATAATACGATTAAAAGtgtaaagaatatatatatataattgtgctACCATAGTACTGAACATCTCATATTTACTTCTTGTCTTCATTTTCTCTTgtcttttccagaattttttttGAAGCCAAAATCCGTCTATGTTTGTGTGTCTTGTCTATTTTTAAGATACTGCCCTAACTTGTTTGCTGTGAAGGGAGTATGCATCTGGAGATCAAAGTTGCTCTGAACTTCATCATCTCATACCTGTACAACAAGCTTCCACGGAGGCGGGCCGATCTGTTTGGGGAAGAGCTAGAGCGGCTGCTAAAGAAGAAATATGAAGGCCATTGGTACCCAGAGAAACCCCTGAAGGGTTCCGGATACCGCTGTGTTCACATTGGGGAGACCGTCGACCCAGTTGTGGAGATGGCAGCCAAGCGGAGTGGACTGGCAGTCGAGGATGTGCGGGCCAATGTCCCCGAAGAACTGAGCGTCTGGATCGACCCCTTTGAGGTCTCCTACCAGATTGGTGAGAAAGGGTCTGTCAAAGTCCTTTACCTAGATGACAGCGAGGGCTGCAGTGCAGCTGAGCTAGACAAGGAGATCAAGAGCAGTTTCAATCCTGACGCTCAGGTGTTTGTCCCCATTGGAAGCCAGGACAACTCCTTGTCCAACTCTCCATCCCCGTCTTTTGGCCAGTCACCCAGCCCTACATTTATTCCCCGCTCCGCACAGCCCATTACCTTCACTACTGCCACTTTTGCTGCCACCAAGTTTGGCTCAACTAAAATGAAGAAAGGTGGAGGAGCCGGAGCAAGCACCGGTGGCGCAGGGGTCCCAccgcagcagcaacagcagcagcagcaacgccTCGCCCGGTCCCCCACCAACGGCCTGCTGAAGCACAAAGGCCTCTCCCTGTCTATGCATTCTCTGAACTTCATCGGGGGCAGTCCGGCCCCGCAGTCTCAGCTCTCCCCCAATGCCAAGGAGTTCGTTTACAACGGCGGATCGCCTGGGGCCAGCAGCCTCTTCTTTGATGGTGTAGCCACTGAGAACCAGGCGGGCGGCCTACCTCCAGCATCCCAGTTCAGTGCCAgcggtggcagcagcagcagctttgatATGGCTCAGGTCTTTGGTGGAAGCACTAACAGCCTCTTTCTGGAGAAGACACCCTTCGTGGAAGGACTCAGCTACAATCTGAACGCCATGCAGTATCCCAGCCAGTCGTTCCAGCCAGTGGTTTTggccaactgaccaccttgagagTATTCTGAGGAAATAActtccaaaaaaagagaaaaaataattagaaatatTTGATATCTTATAAATATAGCTTCTTGGAAAGAGACAAATCCTGATTCGTTGCGTCATGCCAGGGAGCGCTACTGaagcactgatttttttttcttttaaagctcATATCGTGTGCTCTTTTCTACCACTGTTATGCATTTAATGGCAGAAGTTATCTTCTTGGTTCAGCAGTGGTGGGAATCAGCACCACCTTAAGTTTTCCCATGCTGCTTCATGGAACTAGTTCTCCAATATACTCACTGTAAGGGTGGCCTTCTTGAAGGTACTGTTGTGTCTCTCAAGACCAGATGTTGTGATTATTTCCCCCATTTTGGAATGGCTCAGGGTGGGGAGAGAGACGGATTTAGATGGCTTCTGAATGTGTGAAGTCTCTAGCACTTCAGAGGTGAGGAGAAGTCTTGGAATCAGTTTCTGTCATAGATGATGAATGGCACAGATGGTGGGAAAAAGAAGTTATTACTTATAGCTGTCAGATTTCATACTCCTGTTTGCAGAACAGGAATAGAACAAAGTTCTCAGTTTCTTTTTTGCCTGTGTGAACTGGTAATGGCAGGGTCTTAACAGTTAAAATGCTACTTCCCCGAAAGCCCTTCTCACTCCAGGGAACAACTCCGTAGCCTCTGGAACAGTTCTTTGCCTCGTATTTCCTCTTCTGTGCCCCATCTGCTCCTCTTCTCTAACCTCTTAAGTGTCCAGGGCAAGGTAAACCCTTCGAGAAGCTCAGACCTAATGTCACTTGCTAATGCTGTTGTGTATAAATAGATCTCTAGATGCAAACATTTCTGACTTGTAAGAAGAATTGATCCGTGTTCCTTGTACTCTCCTCAAGGGTAGGAGTGAATGTTGGCTTCCTGCTGTTTTTGTGCCTGAGCAGCCCCCTTTGATCTTCCTCTGGACCAAATGCCTTGGTTTGATGAGGTTCTGAACTTGTCTAGTGATAGCTGAGTGGTTACTAATTCTCATGGAAATGATAACTCCCCTCCTTTTGAATATTGTATAGCACTATTTTTGGCTGGGAAGCGGGAGTTAGAGTGCAGGTTGCTTTCTGGATGGATGGCATGAGGgtttgcactttgaattttgtGTGTCTTAGGACAATTGACCAAAAACCTTATGACTTTTCATTTGAAAGGAAGCAAGTATTCTGGTATACAGCAGCAAGCTATGTATTTCGTCCAGCACGGACTTCTTCCATTTCAGGACTTTGCATGGGGGGATTAAGGGGCTTTCTGTAGAATTTCCAAGTGACTTAAGTGATGGACGGAAGACAGAGTTCTCTGATGAATGTAGGTCTCTATTGCTGATTAGTTAGGAAACCTGGTGGTATTCCTTGCATCCCCCCTTTTCAGCAAGAGAGTACAGCCTGGGAAACAGGATAGTAGTGGCCTTCAAGTTGACTGTTTTGCAGATGAGTTGACAAAATCTGCCTTTGGCAGCAGACACTTCCCCATCTATGCCTTGTGAGATGATTGCTAAATGCCAAGAACTACCTAGTTGCGGTAATAAAGGGTTGCAGTTCTTTAGGGCAGAGGACAGATTGCAAGGATCCTGAGAGCTATATGTAGTGCTCAGCcctgctttttttttgggggggggggggggcaccccacCAAATTTTCTGCCACTGCCAAAATTGTTGCCATCATAGTGAGTGGCACAAGCATTTAAAGCACCCTTTTTCTGCCCTGCTTTATCACACTGTAGAGATCCCAACAATTTTGCTAGGAAACAGGAAGTGGGGGAGTGTACATTTTGATTCCCAGCAGGGTCGCTGTTCCAAACTACATGAGAAGGTGGTGCTTTTTGTGGTTATGTCGATTCTGATGACAGCAAATTTGGCAGTAGAAAACAACACTTGGTATGCGCGTAGCATCCCCGCTCGAAGAAGCGCTCCACCTGTGTTCTGAGAAGTTACAGTATGAGGCAGTGAAGACAGATAGGAAGGAGCGTTGTGAGTTGTATACTGTCTACCCCGTTCCCATTTTGTGTTCTCGACAATGGGGAGTGGTTGAAATATGTCAAGCCTTGTCACTTCCCCTTCTTTGATAAGGGTCATCTTGGGCAGGGAAGCTGCAACCTGCTCTTCTTGATCCCTCCAGTAACTTGACAGGAGGCTTCCAAGGTCCCACACCTGCCCCCAAAGCGAAACTGAGGATTCCTGCAGGATTGTATATGAGCCTTAACTGCCATAGCCATTTGCCCTCCTGTGAAGGATACCTATCGTTGATGCACTAAACATTGGGGTGTAGCATATGAAGACGATCTCCTGCAAAGGCCACATCATGCGACGGATGTGCAGGAAATCTTCTCAGTGTGCCGCCCCCCAAGCTGAGCCTTTTGTTTGTTTGCCCTTCCCTCCTCTTTGCTGGTCTAAGGAAAAAGGACACTAAAAGGGTCTCAGCACTCTGCCTATACTCTGTAGATGAGGAGAGAAGACACAGTTGGGCAATGACGTGTTGGGTGAATTTGATGGGGCTAAAAGTAGAAAACCCTCACAAGACACGTAGGACCTGTTCGGCAAAGGCGTATGTGGTTTGTCTTCCCTATCTCACCCCCTGCAACATTACCACTGCCACCCGCTTCCCCCTTTGGATTGTACTGTAGACTGACTGCCAAGCTCTAACACTGGATTTGAACCATATCTCCCTCTCTAAGAAGAGTTGCTGGCTTCCTATCCACCTGGTTAAATCTCTTTGGTTACTTAGTCCTGCAGCAGAAAGCTGCTGATGTGGGATTATGTATCCCTCTGAAGCCTAGTACattaaagagagagaggaaacctCACTAGCACCTGCAATGTGTGATGTTCACCACTTTATCCTGCtaatttctttttttggaaagagAGTCTACACACtcaaggaggaaaaggggagggaccAACCTCTTGTTTCCTAAAGGAATACGTACCGTGCTTCAGAAGCATTTCCAGTGCTGGCGACAATGAAACTCACGGCCTCTTTTTTGGTCTTGTTGTCTCAAGAGTTAGACGTTCAgct includes these proteins:
- the TOB2 gene encoding protein Tob2, which gives rise to MHLEIKVALNFIISYLYNKLPRRRADLFGEELERLLKKKYEGHWYPEKPLKGSGYRCVHIGETVDPVVEMAAKRSGLAVEDVRANVPEELSVWIDPFEVSYQIGEKGSVKVLYLDDSEGCSAAELDKEIKSSFNPDAQVFVPIGSQDNSLSNSPSPSFGQSPSPTFIPRSAQPITFTTATFAATKFGSTKMKKGGGAGASTGGAGVPPQQQQQQQQRLARSPTNGLLKHKGLSLSMHSLNFIGGSPAPQSQLSPNAKEFVYNGGSPGASSLFFDGVATENQAGGLPPASQFSASGGSSSSFDMAQVFGGSTNSLFLEKTPFVEGLSYNLNAMQYPSQSFQPVVLAN